A region of Streptomyces deccanensis DNA encodes the following proteins:
- a CDS encoding (2Fe-2S)-binding protein, which yields MNRVFVCSCFGITEQQVKKHAADGACTPRQIASACKAGTDCGSCVRRIQAILGRGACPRRESADQGESVFTELEEAA from the coding sequence GTGAACCGCGTGTTCGTCTGCAGTTGCTTCGGCATCACCGAGCAGCAGGTCAAGAAACATGCGGCGGACGGCGCCTGCACCCCTCGCCAGATCGCGTCGGCCTGCAAGGCCGGCACCGACTGCGGTTCGTGCGTCCGGCGGATCCAGGCGATCCTCGGCCGGGGGGCGTGCCCGCGCCGTGAGTCGGCCGACCAGGGCGAGTCGGTCTTCACCGAGCTCGAGGAAGCGGCCTGA
- a CDS encoding class II 3-deoxy-7-phosphoheptulonate synthase, translated as MTVNAKSSASAGNTWRDLPAAQQPEYPDTEALRAVVAELESYPPLVFAGECDQLRARMASVAKGEAFLLQGGDCAEAFDAVSADHIRNKLKTLLQMGAVLTYAASVPVVKVGRIAGQYSKPRSKGTETRDGVTLPTYRGDSVNGFDFNEAARIPDPERLKRMYNASASTLNLVRAFTTGGYADLRQVHAWNQDFVKSSPSGQRYEQLAREIDNALNFMHACGADPEEFRTVEFFSSHEALLLDYESALTRVDSRTGHLYDVSAHMVWIGERTRQLDHAHIEFASQIRNPIGIKLGPTTTAEEALQYIERLDPHREPGRLTFIVRMGADKVRDKLPELVEKVTASGATVAWVTDPMHGNTFEAASGHKTRRFDDVLDEVKGFFEVHKGLGTHPGGIHVELTGDDVTECVGGGDEIFVDDLHQRYETACDPRLNRSQSLDLAFLVAELYRD; from the coding sequence GTGACCGTGAACGCTAAGTCCAGCGCGAGCGCTGGCAACACCTGGCGAGACCTGCCCGCGGCGCAGCAGCCCGAGTACCCCGACACCGAGGCTCTGCGCGCAGTCGTTGCGGAGCTCGAGTCGTATCCGCCGCTCGTCTTCGCGGGCGAGTGCGACCAGCTGCGCGCCCGGATGGCGTCCGTCGCCAAGGGAGAGGCGTTCCTCCTCCAGGGCGGCGACTGCGCCGAGGCCTTCGACGCCGTGTCGGCCGACCACATCCGCAACAAGCTGAAGACACTGCTCCAGATGGGCGCCGTCCTCACGTACGCGGCCTCCGTGCCGGTCGTGAAGGTCGGCCGGATCGCCGGCCAGTACTCCAAGCCGCGCTCCAAGGGCACCGAGACCCGCGACGGCGTGACCCTGCCGACGTACCGCGGCGACTCGGTCAACGGCTTCGACTTCAACGAGGCCGCCCGCATCCCGGACCCCGAGCGCCTGAAGCGGATGTACAACGCCTCCGCCTCCACGCTCAACCTGGTGCGCGCCTTCACCACCGGCGGCTACGCCGACCTGCGCCAGGTGCACGCCTGGAACCAGGACTTCGTGAAGTCGTCCCCGTCCGGCCAGCGCTACGAGCAGCTCGCCCGCGAGATCGACAACGCGCTGAACTTCATGCACGCCTGCGGGGCCGACCCGGAGGAGTTCCGCACCGTCGAGTTCTTCTCCTCGCACGAGGCGCTGCTGCTCGACTACGAGTCGGCGCTCACCCGCGTGGACTCGCGCACGGGGCACCTGTACGACGTCTCCGCGCACATGGTGTGGATCGGCGAGCGCACCCGGCAGCTGGACCACGCGCACATCGAGTTCGCCTCGCAGATCCGCAACCCGATCGGGATCAAGCTCGGCCCGACGACCACGGCCGAGGAGGCGCTGCAGTACATCGAGCGCCTCGACCCGCACCGCGAGCCGGGCCGCCTCACCTTCATCGTGCGCATGGGCGCGGACAAGGTCCGCGACAAGCTGCCCGAGCTGGTCGAGAAGGTCACCGCCTCCGGCGCCACCGTGGCCTGGGTGACCGACCCGATGCACGGCAACACCTTCGAGGCGGCCTCCGGCCACAAGACCCGCCGCTTCGACGACGTGCTCGACGAGGTCAAGGGCTTCTTCGAGGTCCACAAGGGCCTCGGCACCCACCCGGGCGGCATCCACGTGGAGCTCACCGGTGACGACGTCACCGAGTGCGTGGGCGGCGGTGACGAGATCTTCGTCGACGACCTGCACCAGCGCTACGAGACCGCGTGCGACCCCCGGCTCAACCGCAGCCAGTCCCTGGACCTGGCGTTCCTGGTCGCGGAGCTGTACCGCGACTAG
- a CDS encoding trp operon leader peptide yields the protein MFAHSTQNWWWTAHPAAH from the coding sequence ATGTTCGCGCACTCGACCCAGAACTGGTGGTGGACCGCTCATCCGGCGGCCCACTGA
- a CDS encoding anthranilate synthase family protein has product MDLTRLLSDDRPFALLRRRTPGLHDHDTVELLIGPVTTYERLADLPDEGLALVPFRQIRERGFDVRDDGTPLSVLVPEESYALPLERALAQLPAHDVRVEGGGFDVGDEEYAEIVGRVLRDEIGRGEGANFVIRRTYEGTVPGFGRADALALFRRLLEVERGAYWTFVVHTGERTLVGASPEVHVRMSGGTVVMNPISGTYRYPAEGPTPEDLLAFLGDGKEIEELSMVVDEELKMMCTVGDMGGVVVGPRLKEMAHLAHTEYELRGRSSLDVREVLKETMFAATVTGSPVQNACRVIERYEPLGRDGVARGYYAGALALLGRDAGGAQTLDSPILIRTADIAADGRLRVPVGATLVRGSDPASEVAETHAKAAGVLAALGVRPGRPERERVRPGLAEDPRVRAALDGRRASLAPFWLRMRERTGELTGHALVVDAEDTFTAMLAHLLRSSGLEVTVRRYDEPGLREGVLAHEGVVVLGPGPGDPSDGADPKMTFLRSLTAEVLRGHRYGVLGVCLGHELLALELGLEIVRKKVPYQGAQTEIDLFGRPETVGFYNSFVARCDDGTAGELAARGVEVSRNGGDEVHALRGPGFAGVQFHPESVLTLDGVSVVGELVAGVQSLRAV; this is encoded by the coding sequence ATGGACCTGACCCGGCTGCTGTCCGACGACCGTCCGTTCGCACTGCTGCGACGGCGCACCCCCGGCCTCCACGACCACGACACGGTGGAGCTGCTGATCGGCCCGGTGACGACGTACGAGCGGCTCGCCGACCTGCCCGACGAGGGGCTGGCGCTCGTCCCGTTCCGGCAGATCCGCGAACGCGGCTTCGACGTCCGCGACGACGGGACGCCCCTGTCGGTGCTGGTGCCCGAGGAGTCGTACGCGCTGCCGCTGGAGCGGGCCCTCGCCCAGCTGCCCGCGCACGACGTCCGGGTCGAGGGCGGCGGCTTCGACGTCGGAGACGAGGAGTACGCGGAGATCGTCGGCCGGGTGCTGCGCGACGAGATCGGGCGGGGCGAGGGCGCCAACTTCGTGATCCGGCGGACGTACGAGGGCACGGTCCCGGGCTTCGGTCGCGCCGACGCGCTGGCGCTGTTCCGGCGGCTGCTGGAGGTCGAGCGGGGGGCGTACTGGACCTTCGTGGTGCACACCGGTGAGCGCACACTGGTCGGCGCATCCCCCGAGGTGCACGTCCGGATGTCCGGCGGGACGGTCGTGATGAACCCGATCAGCGGGACGTACCGCTATCCGGCCGAGGGCCCCACCCCGGAGGATCTGCTGGCCTTCCTCGGCGACGGCAAGGAGATCGAGGAGCTGTCGATGGTCGTCGACGAGGAGCTCAAGATGATGTGCACGGTCGGCGACATGGGCGGGGTCGTGGTCGGGCCCCGACTGAAGGAGATGGCGCACCTGGCGCACACCGAGTACGAGCTGCGCGGCCGGTCCTCACTGGATGTGCGGGAGGTGCTGAAGGAGACGATGTTCGCCGCGACGGTCACCGGCTCGCCGGTGCAGAACGCGTGCCGGGTGATCGAGCGGTACGAGCCCCTCGGGCGGGACGGTGTCGCGCGCGGGTACTACGCCGGCGCTTTGGCGCTGCTGGGTCGGGACGCGGGCGGCGCGCAGACCCTCGACTCCCCGATCCTGATCCGTACGGCCGACATCGCGGCGGACGGGCGGCTGAGGGTGCCGGTGGGGGCCACGCTGGTCCGGGGCTCGGACCCCGCGAGCGAGGTCGCCGAGACCCATGCGAAGGCGGCGGGGGTGCTGGCGGCGCTGGGGGTACGACCCGGGCGGCCGGAGCGGGAGCGGGTGCGGCCGGGGCTGGCCGAGGATCCGCGGGTGCGGGCCGCGCTGGACGGGCGGCGGGCCTCGCTGGCGCCGTTCTGGCTGCGGATGCGGGAGCGCACGGGTGAGCTGACCGGGCACGCGCTCGTCGTCGACGCCGAGGACACCTTCACGGCGATGCTCGCGCATCTGCTGCGGTCGTCGGGGCTGGAGGTGACGGTACGGCGGTACGACGAGCCGGGGCTGCGGGAGGGGGTGCTCGCGCACGAGGGCGTGGTGGTGCTGGGGCCCGGGCCCGGGGATCCGTCGGACGGGGCCGACCCCAAGATGACGTTTCTGCGGTCGCTGACCGCCGAGGTGCTGCGGGGGCACCGGTACGGGGTGCTCGGGGTGTGTCTCGGGCACGAACTGCTCGCGCTGGAGCTGGGGTTGGAGATCGTGCGGAAGAAGGTGCCGTACCAGGGGGCGCAGACGGAGATCGATCTGTTCGGGCGGCCCGAGACGGTGGGGTTCTACAACAGCTTCGTGGCCCGGTGCGACGACGGGACGGCCGGGGAGTTGGCCGCGCGGGGGGTCGAGGTCAGCCGCAACGGCGGCGACGAGGTGCACGCGCTGCGCGGCCCCGGGTTCGCGGGGGTGCAGTTCCATCCGGAGTCGGTGCTGACGCTGGACGGGGTGAGTGTGGTGGGTGAACTGGTGGCGGGGGTCCAGTCTCTGCGGGCGGTTTAG
- a CDS encoding 6-phosphofructokinase has product MRVGVLTGGGDCPGLNAVIRGVVRKGVQEYGYDFVGFRDGWRGPLENDTVRLDIPAVRGILPRGGTILGSSRTNPLKEENGIRRIKENLAKQEVEALIAIGGEDTLGVAARLSDEYGVPCVGVPKTIDNDLSATDYTFGFDTAVGIATEAIDRLHTTAESHMRVLVVEVMGRHAGWIAIHSGLAGGANVILIPEQRFDVDKVCAWVTSRFKASYAPIVVVAEGAMPKDGEMVLKDGSLDSFGHVRLSGVGEWLSKEIERRTGKEARTTVLGHVQRGGTPSAFDRWLATRFGLHAIDAVRDRDFGKMVALRGTDIVRVPIADATAKLKTVDPSLYEEVGVFFG; this is encoded by the coding sequence ATGCGCGTCGGAGTACTGACCGGAGGCGGCGACTGCCCCGGGCTCAACGCCGTCATCCGGGGCGTCGTCCGCAAGGGCGTACAGGAGTACGGCTACGACTTCGTCGGCTTCCGGGACGGCTGGCGAGGACCCCTGGAGAACGACACCGTCCGCCTCGACATCCCCGCCGTGCGCGGCATCCTGCCCCGCGGCGGCACGATCCTCGGCTCCTCCCGCACCAACCCGCTCAAGGAGGAGAACGGCATCCGCCGGATCAAGGAGAACCTCGCCAAGCAGGAGGTCGAGGCACTCATCGCCATCGGTGGCGAGGACACGCTCGGGGTGGCCGCGCGACTGTCGGACGAGTACGGCGTGCCGTGCGTGGGCGTCCCCAAGACCATCGACAACGACCTCTCCGCCACGGACTACACCTTCGGCTTCGATACCGCGGTCGGCATCGCCACGGAGGCGATCGACCGCCTCCACACCACCGCCGAGTCCCACATGCGCGTCCTGGTGGTGGAGGTGATGGGCCGTCACGCCGGCTGGATCGCCATCCACTCCGGTCTCGCCGGCGGCGCCAACGTCATCCTCATCCCCGAACAGCGCTTCGACGTCGACAAGGTGTGCGCCTGGGTGACGTCCCGCTTCAAGGCCTCGTACGCGCCCATCGTGGTCGTCGCGGAGGGGGCCATGCCGAAGGACGGCGAGATGGTCCTCAAGGACGGCTCGCTCGACTCCTTCGGCCACGTCCGCCTCTCCGGGGTCGGGGAGTGGCTGTCCAAGGAGATCGAGAGGCGGACCGGCAAGGAGGCCCGGACCACCGTCCTCGGCCACGTCCAGCGCGGCGGTACGCCTTCGGCGTTCGACCGCTGGCTCGCCACGCGGTTCGGCCTCCACGCGATCGACGCGGTGCGCGACCGGGACTTCGGCAAGATGGTGGCGCTGCGTGGCACCGACATCGTCCGCGTCCCGATCGCCGACGCGACGGCCAAGTTGAAGACGGTGGACCCGAGCCTGTACGAGGAGGTCGGCGTCTTCTTCGGCTGA
- a CDS encoding response regulator — protein MVVDDHPMWRDAVARDLSESGFDVVATAGDGEQAVRRARATGPDVLVLDLNLPAKPGVQVCKELVGANPALRVLVLSASGEHADVLEAVKSGATGYLLKSASTEELIDAVRRTAVGDPVFTPGLAGLVLGEYRRLASEPAPAPGADEPKAPQLTDRETEVLRLVAKGLSYKQIAERLVISHRTVQNHVQNTLGKLQLHNRVELVRYAIERGLDDE, from the coding sequence ATGGTGGTCGACGACCACCCCATGTGGCGCGACGCCGTCGCCCGCGACCTGTCCGAGTCCGGCTTCGACGTCGTCGCCACGGCGGGCGACGGGGAGCAGGCGGTGCGGCGTGCCCGCGCCACCGGGCCGGACGTGCTCGTCCTGGACCTGAACCTGCCCGCGAAGCCGGGCGTGCAGGTCTGCAAGGAGCTGGTGGGGGCCAACCCCGCTCTGCGTGTCCTCGTGCTGTCGGCGAGCGGGGAGCACGCGGACGTCCTGGAGGCGGTGAAGTCCGGCGCCACCGGCTACCTGCTGAAGTCGGCGTCCACGGAGGAGCTGATCGACGCCGTGCGCCGCACCGCCGTCGGCGACCCCGTCTTCACGCCCGGCCTCGCGGGCCTGGTCCTCGGCGAGTACCGCCGCCTCGCCTCCGAGCCCGCGCCCGCGCCGGGCGCCGACGAGCCGAAGGCGCCGCAGCTCACCGACCGCGAGACCGAGGTGCTGAGGCTCGTCGCCAAGGGCCTGAGCTACAAGCAGATCGCCGAACGCCTCGTCATCTCGCACCGCACGGTCCAGAACCACGTCCAGAACACCCTCGGCAAGCTCCAGCTCCACAACCGGGTGGAGCTGGTCCGCTATGCCATAGAGCGTGGTCTCGACGACGAGTAA
- the macS gene encoding MacS family sensor histidine kinase → MPKLERVMAMSVEQPLWRALTGYRVLTMIYAVGLFISAYDKFERPWLAITYFVVLAGWTLVTLPKVAGAASCTKRFLAADLTIAIAGILLTRLADSTARIEAGGPTLPSIWTAGAVLAFAIKGGWRWAAFASTLVAVANLIHRGAPTRDTIHNVLLVWVASIAIGYVVEVARASERTLARALEIEAATRERERLARDIHDSVLQVLAMVQRRGTALGGEAAELGRMAGEQEVALRTLVSGGLVPVSRISEDAAQGALVRVVDEPDASDDGAGDPVDLRALLAPYAGAKVTFAEPGGPVTLAPGRARELAAAVGAALDNVREHAGDGARAWILVEDWPDEIIVTVRDDGPGIPEGRLVQAEGEGRLGVALSIRGRLRDIGGTAELISVPGQGTEVELKVPKAAEGPKGVRGKAEKR, encoded by the coding sequence GTGCCGAAGCTCGAGCGGGTCATGGCGATGTCGGTGGAGCAGCCGCTGTGGCGCGCGCTCACCGGCTATCGAGTCCTGACGATGATCTACGCCGTCGGGCTGTTCATCAGCGCCTACGACAAGTTCGAGCGGCCCTGGCTCGCGATCACCTACTTCGTGGTGCTGGCCGGCTGGACGCTGGTGACCCTGCCGAAGGTCGCGGGCGCCGCCAGCTGCACCAAGCGGTTCCTCGCGGCCGACCTCACCATCGCGATCGCCGGCATCCTGCTCACCCGGCTCGCCGACTCGACCGCGCGGATCGAGGCCGGCGGCCCCACGCTGCCGTCGATATGGACCGCCGGCGCCGTCCTGGCCTTCGCCATCAAGGGCGGCTGGCGCTGGGCGGCCTTCGCCTCCACGCTCGTCGCCGTCGCCAACCTGATCCACCGGGGCGCCCCCACCCGCGACACCATCCACAACGTCCTGCTGGTCTGGGTCGCCTCCATCGCCATCGGCTACGTCGTCGAGGTCGCCCGCGCCTCCGAGCGCACCCTCGCCCGCGCCCTGGAGATCGAGGCCGCCACCCGCGAACGGGAACGCCTCGCCCGGGACATCCACGACAGCGTGCTGCAGGTCCTCGCCATGGTGCAGCGGCGCGGCACCGCCCTCGGCGGCGAGGCCGCCGAACTGGGCCGGATGGCGGGCGAGCAGGAGGTCGCGCTGCGCACCCTGGTCTCCGGCGGCCTGGTCCCCGTCTCCCGGATCTCGGAGGACGCCGCCCAGGGCGCCCTCGTCCGCGTGGTGGACGAACCCGACGCGTCCGACGACGGCGCCGGGGACCCCGTGGACCTGAGGGCGCTGCTCGCCCCGTACGCCGGCGCGAAGGTCACCTTCGCCGAGCCGGGCGGGCCGGTGACGCTCGCCCCGGGGCGGGCCCGGGAGCTGGCGGCGGCGGTCGGCGCCGCCCTGGACAATGTGCGCGAGCACGCGGGCGACGGGGCCCGCGCCTGGATCCTGGTCGAGGACTGGCCGGACGAGATCATCGTGACGGTACGGGACGACGGACCCGGCATCCCCGAGGGACGGCTCGTCCAGGCCGAGGGCGAGGGCCGGCTCGGCGTGGCCCTCTCCATCCGGGGGCGGCTGCGCGACATCGGCGGCACGGCCGAGCTGATCTCGGTGCCCGGCCAGGGCACGGAAGTCGAACTGAAGGTGCCCAAGGCCGCAGAGGGGCCGAAGGGCGTACGGGGGAAGGCGGAGAAGCGGTGA
- a CDS encoding lysophospholipid acyltransferase family protein, with amino-acid sequence MKVAIGGPLKVTFRPWVEGLENIPAEGAAILASNHLSFSDSFFLPAVLDRKVTFIAKAEYFTTPGIKGKLTAAFFKGVGQLPVDRSGARGAGEAAIRSGIQVIESGELFGIYPEGTRSPDGRLYRGKPGGLARVALATGAPVIPVAMIDTEKIQPPGKVLPKVMRPGIRIGKPLDFSRYQGMEHDRFVLRALTDEVMYEIMKLSGQEYVDIYATAAKRQLADAAKAEKEADKAARAALAKAEKEQAAKELREQAERARAGKDDADGDRPAS; translated from the coding sequence ATGAAGGTCGCTATCGGGGGACCGCTCAAGGTCACCTTCCGGCCCTGGGTGGAGGGCCTGGAGAACATTCCGGCCGAGGGCGCCGCGATCCTCGCGAGCAATCACCTCTCCTTCTCGGACTCGTTCTTCCTCCCCGCGGTCCTGGACCGCAAGGTCACGTTCATCGCGAAGGCCGAGTACTTCACCACCCCCGGCATCAAAGGCAAGCTGACGGCCGCCTTCTTCAAGGGCGTCGGCCAGCTCCCGGTGGACCGCTCCGGCGCGCGCGGCGCGGGTGAGGCCGCGATCAGGAGCGGCATACAGGTCATCGAGAGCGGCGAGCTGTTCGGCATCTACCCCGAGGGCACCCGCTCGCCCGACGGCCGCCTCTACCGGGGCAAGCCCGGCGGCCTGGCCCGCGTGGCCCTCGCCACCGGCGCGCCCGTCATCCCCGTCGCCATGATCGACACGGAGAAGATCCAGCCCCCGGGCAAGGTCCTGCCCAAGGTCATGCGCCCCGGCATCCGCATCGGCAAGCCCCTCGACTTCAGCCGCTACCAGGGCATGGAGCACGACCGCTTCGTCCTGCGGGCGCTGACCGACGAGGTCATGTACGAGATCATGAAGCTCTCCGGCCAGGAGTACGTCGACATCTACGCGACCGCCGCCAAGCGGCAGCTCGCGGACGCGGCCAAGGCCGAGAAGGAGGCCGACAAGGCCGCCAGGGCCGCCCTCGCCAAGGCAGAGAAGGAACAGGCCGCCAAGGAGCTCAGGGAACAGGCCGAGAGGGCCCGCGCGGGCAAGGACGACGCGGACGGGGACCGCCCGGCTTCGTGA
- a CDS encoding alpha/beta hydrolase, translating into MPVLPGAEPYHHEGGEVGVLLCHGFTGSPQSMRPWAEYLAERGLTVALPLLPGHGTRWEDLRPTGWQDWYAEVDRELRTLRERCTRVFVAGLSMGGALALRLAAKHGDAVAGVMVVNPANKVHGPAAHALPLLRHFVPTTKGITSDIAKEGVEELGYSHVPLHAAHSLRNFLRLVDGELPQVTQPLLLLHSPRDHVVPPVDSERVLGRVSSTDVTEILLEQSHHVATLDHDADRIFEESHAFVTRLVKKSDAESVQQSDSGSAGRNGPGSLEQREGTATGG; encoded by the coding sequence GTGCCGGTCCTTCCTGGAGCCGAGCCGTACCACCACGAGGGCGGGGAGGTCGGAGTCCTCCTCTGCCACGGATTCACCGGGTCACCGCAGTCCATGCGTCCCTGGGCGGAGTATCTCGCCGAGCGCGGGCTGACCGTCGCGCTGCCCCTGCTGCCGGGCCACGGCACCCGCTGGGAGGACCTCCGCCCCACGGGCTGGCAGGACTGGTACGCGGAGGTGGACCGCGAGCTGCGGACCCTGCGTGAGCGCTGTACGCGGGTCTTCGTCGCGGGGCTGTCCATGGGCGGCGCCCTGGCGCTGCGGCTGGCCGCGAAGCACGGGGACGCGGTCGCCGGCGTGATGGTCGTCAACCCGGCGAACAAGGTGCACGGCCCGGCCGCGCACGCCCTCCCCCTGCTCCGGCACTTCGTCCCCACCACGAAGGGGATCACCAGCGACATCGCCAAGGAGGGCGTCGAGGAGCTGGGGTACAGCCATGTGCCGCTGCACGCGGCGCACTCGCTGCGCAATTTCCTGCGCCTGGTCGACGGGGAACTGCCCCAGGTCACCCAGCCGTTGCTGCTGCTGCACAGCCCACGGGACCATGTGGTGCCGCCCGTCGACTCCGAGCGCGTCCTCGGCCGGGTGTCGTCGACGGACGTCACGGAGATCCTGCTGGAACAGAGCCACCACGTCGCGACGTTGGACCACGACGCGGACCGGATCTTCGAGGAGAGCCACGCGTTCGTCACCCGGCTGGTGAAGAAGTCCGACGCGGAATCCGTACAGCAGTCTGATTCGGGGTCCGCGGGGCGGAACGGTCCGGGATCCTTGGAGCAGAGGGAAGGGACGGCCACTGGTGGCTGA
- a CDS encoding RNA polymerase sigma factor — protein sequence MPVGPPGLGTRDTDREESDARVIERSRDEPELFAVLYDRHADAVHRYAARRLGPEAAEDLMAETFAIAFQRRHTYDLERLDARPWLFGVATNLVGRHRRTEARRFRALARLPEPVEHEEPVADRAVARAGATGVRRELAAALAGLSARHRDVVLLVAWAGLDYEEAAQALGVPVGTIRSRLNRARGRLREALGGSDPTAFREADAHA from the coding sequence ATGCCCGTCGGACCACCGGGACTCGGCACCCGCGACACGGATCGCGAGGAGAGCGACGCCCGCGTGATCGAGCGGTCCCGGGACGAGCCCGAGCTGTTCGCCGTCCTCTACGACCGCCATGCCGACGCCGTGCACCGTTACGCGGCCCGGCGGCTGGGTCCCGAGGCGGCGGAGGACCTGATGGCGGAGACCTTCGCCATCGCCTTCCAGCGGCGGCACACGTACGACCTGGAGCGGCTCGACGCCCGCCCCTGGCTGTTCGGTGTCGCCACCAACCTCGTCGGCCGGCACCGGCGGACCGAGGCGCGCCGCTTCAGGGCGCTGGCCCGGCTGCCGGAGCCGGTGGAGCACGAGGAGCCGGTCGCGGACCGGGCGGTCGCCAGGGCCGGTGCCACGGGGGTGCGCCGGGAGCTGGCGGCGGCGTTGGCCGGGCTGTCCGCCCGGCACCGCGACGTGGTGCTGCTGGTGGCCTGGGCCGGCCTCGACTACGAGGAGGCGGCCCAGGCCCTCGGCGTGCCCGTCGGCACGATCAGATCCCGGCTGAACCGGGCTCGCGGCAGACTCCGCGAAGCACTGGGCGGATCCGATCCGACCGCTTTCCGAGAGGCAGACGCCCATGCGTGA
- a CDS encoding CU044_5270 family protein, giving the protein MRDIDDPRALEDLRDLADYDAGAPPLDEETRRRGRARLLATITAQGADRTGRPAFRLASPVRRRPVLRIALSGAVAAAVTAGVLVAVQHDRDDDGRGRTAKPPVASLPPMRNVSARTVLNGAAAYARQHEKPVSPRDDQFVYTKEIIKETEQKTGRTKTHVDENWRSVDGSRRSWIMEVGKGWWSPPLADNESMWPPQDWGTLRELPTDPERLILEIQGNFFGGKDKNTSLDAITDQEWSHIHFSLAGLLKLVPVMPEGLRPAAYEALGMVPGVKAVPNQKDAKGRVGVAITYDDPTLPEGASGYGGYFIFDPVTYAFLGFRDQRSSGDGKDMKIYTQLSYLDSWAIVDRAKEHPSAAG; this is encoded by the coding sequence ATGCGTGACATCGACGACCCGAGGGCCCTGGAGGACCTGCGGGACCTCGCCGACTACGACGCGGGGGCGCCCCCGCTGGACGAGGAGACCCGGCGGCGCGGGCGGGCCCGGCTGCTCGCCACGATCACCGCGCAGGGCGCGGACCGGACGGGCAGGCCAGCCTTCCGGCTCGCCTCTCCGGTACGCCGCCGGCCGGTCCTGCGGATCGCGCTGAGCGGGGCGGTCGCCGCCGCCGTCACCGCCGGTGTCCTGGTCGCCGTGCAGCACGACCGCGACGACGACGGCCGGGGCAGGACCGCGAAGCCGCCGGTGGCGAGCCTGCCGCCGATGCGGAACGTGAGCGCGCGGACGGTGCTCAACGGGGCGGCCGCGTACGCGCGACAGCACGAGAAGCCGGTCAGCCCGCGCGACGACCAGTTCGTCTACACGAAGGAGATCATCAAGGAGACCGAGCAGAAGACCGGGCGGACGAAGACGCACGTCGACGAGAACTGGCGCTCGGTGGACGGCTCCCGGCGCTCCTGGATCATGGAGGTCGGCAAGGGCTGGTGGTCGCCCCCGCTGGCGGACAACGAGAGCATGTGGCCGCCGCAGGACTGGGGCACGCTGCGCGAGCTGCCGACCGACCCGGAGCGGCTGATCCTGGAGATCCAGGGAAACTTCTTCGGGGGCAAGGACAAGAACACCTCCCTGGACGCCATCACCGACCAGGAGTGGTCGCACATCCACTTCAGCCTCGCCGGGCTGCTCAAGCTGGTCCCGGTGATGCCCGAGGGCCTGCGGCCGGCGGCGTACGAGGCGCTCGGAATGGTGCCGGGGGTCAAGGCGGTGCCGAACCAGAAGGACGCCAAGGGGCGGGTCGGCGTGGCCATCACCTACGACGACCCCACCCTGCCCGAGGGAGCCTCGGGCTACGGCGGCTACTTCATCTTCGACCCGGTGACCTACGCCTTCCTCGGCTTCCGTGACCAGCGTTCCTCGGGCGACGGCAAGGACATGAAGATCTACACCCAGCTCTCCTACCTGGACAGTTGGGCGATCGTCGACCGGGCCAAGGAGCACCCGTCGGCCGCGGGCTAG
- a CDS encoding endonuclease/exonuclease/phosphatase family protein encodes MVTPLPNSRTNPDGSATIRVLSYNIRSMRDDTDALARVITACAPDLVLIQEAPRFFRWRKKLARLAAASGLVTLSGGATASGPALLCGLRATVEQTEDVLLPLTPGLHRRGFATAVVRFGRARLGVLSCHLSLHKDERYEQGGMLLDHLAGLGVPHAVAGGDLNERPQGRTFRRLAGELQDCWSTTPWGGEYTSTPTDPHQRIDAILATGGIEVLGCGVPLDHPGITHDDLRAATDHLPVLAALRVPAEA; translated from the coding sequence ATGGTGACCCCGCTCCCCAACTCCCGCACGAACCCGGACGGTTCGGCAACCATTCGCGTCCTCAGCTACAACATCCGCTCCATGCGCGACGACACGGACGCCCTCGCCCGCGTGATCACCGCCTGCGCCCCCGACCTGGTCCTGATCCAGGAGGCCCCCCGCTTCTTCCGCTGGCGCAAGAAACTCGCGCGGCTCGCCGCGGCCTCCGGTCTGGTCACCCTCTCCGGCGGCGCCACCGCCTCCGGCCCCGCGCTGCTGTGCGGTCTGCGCGCCACGGTCGAGCAGACCGAGGACGTCCTGCTGCCCCTCACCCCCGGCCTGCACCGGCGCGGCTTCGCCACGGCGGTGGTCCGCTTCGGCCGCGCCCGCCTCGGCGTCCTGTCCTGCCACCTCTCCCTCCACAAGGACGAGCGGTACGAGCAGGGCGGCATGCTCCTGGACCACCTCGCCGGCCTGGGCGTGCCGCACGCGGTGGCGGGCGGCGACCTCAATGAGCGTCCGCAGGGCCGTACGTTCCGCCGCCTCGCCGGTGAACTGCAGGACTGCTGGAGCACCACGCCGTGGGGCGGCGAGTACACCTCCACCCCCACCGACCCCCACCAGCGCATCGACGCGATCCTGGCCACCGGCGGCATCGAGGTCCTCGGCTGCGGCGTCCCCCTCGACCACCCCGGCATCACCCACGACGACCTGAGGGCGGCCACGGACCACCTGCCGGTCCTGGCCGCCCTCAGGGTCCCCGCCGAGGCTTAG